The genomic interval GATAGCTCGTCAGAATCGGGAAGATGTCCTCGTAGCGTTTGTTCAGAAACTCGACGGCATGCGGAAAGGTGCAGTACCGTCCCCCGTCGTAGATGCGCAGGAACCAGATCACGGCGGCGAAGAGGATGATCGGGCTTTCGACGAAGAAATCGCCCTGCTTCTGCACCCATGTCTTGTTCAGGTTCAGCATGATGGTATAGGCGCTCTCGTAGGCGTCCGAGATGTCGTTCATAAAGGAGGGGTTGATCGGGTTGCAGCGGTGCGAGCGACGCGGGTCGTCGAAATTGATGACGTAGAAGGTCGGTACCTTCTTGTAGCCTTCTTGGTGCATCAGCAGGTGGTTGTAGGCGATCTCCGCGAGGTCGGGAAACTTGAAGTCGTAGACGTACATCGTGTACCCCTTTTCGATCTGCTGCTTGATGAATTGATTGACGACGGCGTAGCTCTTGCCCGACCCCGGAACGCCGACGCAGATACAGGCTCTCTGCGGCACTACGACGTTGGCGAAGCCGTTGTGCCACCGCTTGTTATAGTAGAACCGCGTCGGTAGGTTCACCGAGTATTCGTTCTCGACAAGGCGCGTCTCCTGCATGAACGATTCGTTCTCGTTGTTGAAAGGATCGTCCATCATGTCGTTCTTCAACAGCCGGCTCATCCACACGCCGCCCATCAGCAGGCAGATATATCCGGCCGATAGCGTCAGGATGTAGAACCCCGTGACGGCGGACAGCGGCAGTGGCAGGTCGAGCAGCCACCAGTTGAAAAAGAAGAGTACGAAGCCGGCCGCGAGCGCCGCGATGATCCGGCGCCATGTGATCTCCTCCTCCTTGACCCCTTTGGTACCGAGACACGAGAGGCCGAGAAAGAGCACGGCGAAAAGTTTGGTGTAGAGTATGCTGCCGAACAGTCCCGCCGTGCGGTCGAAGCCGAGCAGAATCCCGTCTATCACGCCTATATCGACGTTCCACGCCAGAATCTGCCCGTAGCAGTACCAGTAGATGTGGATTACCACGAATAAAATACTCAGGGCCCGCATGAAATCCATGACCTTGGCCAAACCCCTCAGATCGTCTTCCTGCGACATAATCGACTCGTTATTAAATGGTTCTACGCTAATTTAAGACGATGCGGATTGCGGACGGCGGTGCGGTGCCGCCGTGGCAGCCGTTGGCGTCGGCATGGCAGCCGTTGGCACAGAGAACGGACATGACGCTGCGAACTGGCGGAAAAAAGAGTATCTTTGCACTGCTGATTGGAATTATGGCGAAGTTGACGATCGAAACAAGACAATGCGACCGGATATTGCGGCGGGCGGTCGAGGCAGACCCTTCGGCTTTCTATGTCGGGGCGGATGGCCGTGCCGTAACGGGAGGCCGTCTGACAGCCGAGGCGGCAGAGGGCGTGGTAACGATCCGCAGCAACCGGTTATCGGAAAAGGAACTGCGCAGAATCTTCGCGGCGTTCCTGCCCGAAGCGCAACCGGAATAAATCATAATGAACCTATAAACGATAAGGATATGACAAAGGCTGACATCGTAAGCCGGATCGCGGAGCAGACCGGCATTGAGAAAGGAATCGTAACGAGTGTAGTGGAAGGATTCATGGAGCAGCTCCGGGACTCCCTGATCGGCGGTGAGAATGTTTACCTACGCGGTTTCGGCACGTTCCTGCTGAAACATCGGGCGGCCAAAACGGCGCGTAACATCTCCAAGAATACGACGATGATCGTTCCTGCCCATACGATCCCGGCCTTTAAGCCCTCGAAAGCCTTTGCTGCCAAAGTGAAATAGTTCGCATTCCGTCCGCTCCGACAGTCGGTCGTGTGCAGCGGTTCGGAAAAATAAAATAAATTCGTTATGGCAGACAGTAAGATCGTCGTTTTTCAGGACAAGCAGATCCGCCGCGCATGGATGAATGAGCAATGGTATTTTTCCATTGCCGATGTCGTTGAATTTTTGACGGACAGCGTAGATGTCAAACAGTATATCAAGCGTATGCGGCAACGCGATCCCTTGCTTAATCGCAACTGGGGTACAATTTGTACCCCAGTTGCGATGATCGCCGCCGATGGTCGCCGGAGGTCTGTTCAGGCTGCCGATGTTAAAGGGTTGTTTCGTATCATCCAGTCGATCCCCTCTCCGAAGGCCGAGCCATTCAAGCAATGGCTGGCACAGGTCGGATATGAGCGTGTGCAGGAGATCGAGAACCCTGAGCTGGCGCAGGAACGCATGAAGGCCGTTTACGAGGCCAAAGGTTATCCGAAGGATTGGATCGACAAACGGCTGCGGGGCATCGCCATACGGCAGAACCTGACGGATGAATGGAAAGAGCGCGGCATTCGGGAAGAGAGGGATTTCGCTATCCTGACGGCGGAGATCGCGCGTGCGACATTTGGCGTGACGCCTTCGGAACACAGGGCGATCAAGGGGCTGACGAAAAAGGGCCAAAACCTGCGTGACCACATGACCGATTTGGAGCTGATCTTCACGATGCTGGGCGAACGGGTGACGACCGAAATCTCACAGCAGGAGAAACCCGATACGTTCGCCGAAAGCAAACGGGTCGCCCGGCGCGGCGGCAACGTCGCCGGAGTGGCCCGCAAGGAGACGGAACGGGAGTTGGGGCACAGTGTCGTATCGGGCCAGAATTTTCTGGACAAGAATCCCGATGGACTGATCGAGGACACGATCGGACTGCCGCCGCTTGGTTCGGATAAGGAATAAACAGCCTGATCGGGCCCCCGATAACCGATGAAACGGGAAAGCCTTGCAAGGATAAAATGCAAGGCTTTCCTGTTTATAGTTTGATTTTTTTGGATGAAAAATCATCGTCCGTGCGGGGCGGCACGCCCCCGATGACGATACGTCCGCCGGAGGCATCGGCGATCTGCCGCAGGCGTGCGGGAATATGCCGTTGTAGGTCATCGGCGGCAGGTGCTTCCCGTCGCGCGTCCTTCTCCTGACGCTGTTCCTGCTGCTCTCCAGCCTCTTCGCCGTCACGGTCGCTGCCTACGGGTTTGAGCGCGAGTTGTATCTGCCGGTCGAGTCGTTCCATCTCTTTTTTCAAAGCCGCGAGGTCGGCTTCTTTGCGCCATGTACCCTCGATGATCTGCCGGAGCTGGGGCACGTCCTTTTCCAGCAAGGTGCGCTCCTTGCGGAATTTCTCCAGCGTCGGTTCGATCGTGCCCAGCGCGTGCAGGGGGTTGAGCGCCGCCGTGCGCGGGTCTCCGGCCAGATTGCCGTAGTTGTACTGGTAGAGGTATTCTCCCTCTCCCCGCACGTAAAAGCGGTTGCGAATGGACTCGAACCCCTCCTTCATGCTCTTTTCGCTCTTGACGATGATCTCGAACCCGTAGATGGAGCCTATACGCTTCTCCCCGCTTCCCGTATCGACGGTTTTTGCGATATGGTTCAGTTGTTTGCCGATGAACTGCGGGTCGT from Alistipes dispar carries:
- the mobC gene encoding conjugal transfer protein MobC — its product is MSQEDDLRGLAKVMDFMRALSILFVVIHIYWYCYGQILAWNVDIGVIDGILLGFDRTAGLFGSILYTKLFAVLFLGLSCLGTKGVKEEEITWRRIIAALAAGFVLFFFNWWLLDLPLPLSAVTGFYILTLSAGYICLLMGGVWMSRLLKNDMMDDPFNNENESFMQETRLVENEYSVNLPTRFYYNKRWHNGFANVVVPQRACICVGVPGSGKSYAVVNQFIKQQIEKGYTMYVYDFKFPDLAEIAYNHLLMHQEGYKKVPTFYVINFDDPRRSHRCNPINPSFMNDISDAYESAYTIMLNLNKTWVQKQGDFFVESPIILFAAVIWFLRIYDGGRYCTFPHAVEFLNKRYEDIFPILTSYPELENYLSPFMDAWLGGAQDQLQGQIASAKIPLSRMISPQLYWVMSGDDFTLDINNPDDPKVLAVGNNPDRQNIYGAALGLYNSRIVKLINKKGQLKSSVIIDELPTIYFKGLDNLIATARSNKVAVLLGFQDFSQLKRDYGDKEAAVVMNTVGNIFSGQVVGETAKMLSERFGKVLQKRQSMTLSRNDKSTSISTQMDSLIPASKISTLTQGMFVGAVADSFEQPIEQKIFHAEIVVDSAKVKAETARYEKIPIITDFTDENGADRMQETIKENYDRIKAEAAEIVDKELDRLRKDPVLCKLLPPEQGA
- a CDS encoding BRO-N domain-containing protein — translated: MADSKIVVFQDKQIRRAWMNEQWYFSIADVVEFLTDSVDVKQYIKRMRQRDPLLNRNWGTICTPVAMIAADGRRRSVQAADVKGLFRIIQSIPSPKAEPFKQWLAQVGYERVQEIENPELAQERMKAVYEAKGYPKDWIDKRLRGIAIRQNLTDEWKERGIREERDFAILTAEIARATFGVTPSEHRAIKGLTKKGQNLRDHMTDLELIFTMLGERVTTEISQQEKPDTFAESKRVARRGGNVAGVARKETERELGHSVVSGQNFLDKNPDGLIEDTIGLPPLGSDKE
- a CDS encoding HU family DNA-binding protein, whose translation is MNDKDMTKADIVSRIAEQTGIEKGIVTSVVEGFMEQLRDSLIGGENVYLRGFGTFLLKHRAAKTARNISKNTTMIVPAHTIPAFKPSKAFAAKVK